The following are from one region of the Rhodopirellula sp. P2 genome:
- a CDS encoding metallophosphoesterase family protein has protein sequence MARYVIGDIHGCAKALRSMIQELAPAENDELIFLGDYVDRGPDSRDVVEQLLDLQSVCKVIPLRGNHEWMLQSVVARGMDDSMWLRSGGRATVASYGGSIRKIPEQHLAFFENLLACYQTESEIFVHAMYDPSGEIATQDDELTYWTHLPSSLPAPHHSGKRVFVGHTPQPDGEVLRQSHLVCMDTYCFGGGYLSAMDLETETVLQVDRHGHVRRVPVERFAMLLKGCVHWFQSRNS, from the coding sequence ATGGCCCGGTATGTGATCGGCGACATCCACGGATGCGCAAAAGCACTGAGGTCGATGATTCAAGAATTGGCGCCGGCGGAAAATGACGAGCTGATCTTTTTGGGCGACTACGTCGATCGCGGCCCAGACTCTCGCGACGTCGTGGAGCAGTTGCTTGACCTGCAGTCCGTTTGCAAGGTGATCCCACTGCGTGGGAATCATGAATGGATGTTGCAAAGCGTGGTGGCACGAGGGATGGACGATTCGATGTGGCTGCGCAGTGGTGGTCGGGCGACGGTGGCCAGCTACGGTGGCTCGATCCGCAAAATCCCGGAGCAGCATTTGGCTTTCTTTGAGAACTTGCTGGCGTGCTATCAAACCGAAAGCGAGATTTTCGTGCATGCGATGTACGACCCCAGTGGTGAGATCGCAACGCAGGACGATGAGTTGACCTACTGGACTCATTTGCCGTCCAGCCTGCCGGCACCGCATCACAGCGGGAAGCGTGTTTTTGTGGGGCACACTCCCCAGCCCGATGGTGAGGTGCTTCGTCAAAGCCATCTGGTTTGCATGGACACGTATTGTTTTGGCGGCGGCTATTTGTCCGCGATGGATCTGGAAACGGAAACGGTGCTTCAAGTGGATCGCCATGGCCACGTGCGGCGTGTCCCGGTGGAGCGATTCGCGATGTTGCTGAAGGGCTGTGTTCACTGGTTTCAGTCCCGGAATTCGTGA
- a CDS encoding YqgE/AlgH family protein: protein MNTSTNCTGRFLIASPYLHDGNFFRSVVLIVRHTEEGAFGVVINRVGPQRFGDIIEMSDPTWQAGAQPEIDLSSTLSSESPGDSADNPAQLDPQIHPDQIYLGGPVNGPMLALHNIAGIGDPCGVDGTEAGENDPAGSTTQLHDHPAEPWGSMSIQWADVPAWVTADEDHLRLLARRDDAKLRFIVGYAGWGPMQLENELEEGGWLVTPADTESIFAPCEEIWEKLVHRCGQAILKDLTPDVSFPSEQQGFDPGVN from the coding sequence ATGAACACGTCCACGAATTGCACCGGTCGCTTCTTGATCGCGTCGCCGTATTTGCACGATGGCAATTTCTTTCGTTCTGTGGTGCTGATCGTTCGGCACACCGAGGAAGGCGCCTTTGGTGTGGTGATCAATCGCGTGGGACCGCAGCGGTTTGGCGACATCATCGAAATGAGTGATCCGACTTGGCAGGCGGGGGCTCAACCTGAAATCGATTTGAGCTCCACTTTGTCGAGTGAGTCCCCCGGCGATTCAGCCGACAACCCCGCCCAGTTGGATCCGCAGATTCATCCGGACCAGATTTATTTGGGGGGGCCGGTGAACGGCCCCATGTTGGCGCTGCATAACATCGCCGGCATCGGCGATCCCTGCGGTGTGGATGGAACCGAGGCGGGCGAGAACGATCCGGCTGGATCAACCACCCAACTGCATGATCATCCTGCCGAACCTTGGGGATCCATGTCGATCCAATGGGCGGATGTTCCCGCGTGGGTCACCGCCGATGAGGATCACTTGCGGTTGCTCGCCCGGCGTGACGACGCGAAGTTGCGATTCATCGTGGGTTATGCAGGTTGGGGCCCGATGCAATTGGAAAACGAACTGGAAGAAGGCGGTTGGTTGGTCACGCCAGCCGACACGGAATCCATCTTCGCTCCTTGCGAAGAGATTTGGGAAAAGTTGGTGCATCGCTGCGGCCAGGCCATCTTGAAGGATCTGACGCCCGATGTTTCTTTTCCCAGTGAGCAGCAGGGTTTCGACCCAGGCGTGAATTGA